A window of Phragmites australis chromosome 2, lpPhrAust1.1, whole genome shotgun sequence genomic DNA:
ACCTCAGGaaggtaaccctctcctcccccgGCACTGACCACCCATCGATAGAAAGAAGGAATACTTGTCCTACCTTGCAAGATTTCAAAATGGTACTGGTCGCTAAGCAAGGCACGCTTCCTCCGACCAAGAACGAACGAGCACAGAACCCTGCATAGCCAGGTGCATGGTTCAATTCTGTTTTTCCAATTATTAAATGCGTAGTAAAGTATAAGGGCATCTTAACtggaacacgagcatcacccGCACGGGGGAAAAACGcttactagcgatgagggactcgctactaggtgTAACTCTGATACTAAGGGGTTTTCAGTGCTCGGACCAGATGATAGCGACATACCACTCCGAAGTGAGAAATCTAGAGCGACGAGCCATCGACTAGAAAGTCacgcacgtccctcgcaaggactacCTCCTTGGCCGATGGGATAGTCCGTCtggcctcttcttgcgaacctaccccggtcggagtctttgaaaaaagattcacacgaccacccaccACGATCTCAGGCtaacgtggaagggatgctccgcttggaaaCGGAACGCCAGAGGCAACagctttggaggcaatgcctccctcgttgccgtcaacctcaggtggccatcatgtggtcgccctgctcgattcaGGTACGaactggatggatcagatctcgaaCTACCTTTAGAATCAAGCAACCTCTGACGACGATATGTCAACAGAAAGGGTCATGCGGGCAGACCGCGAGAATCCTctttggtagagggacgcctctaccaccaagggagcaatgACTCTTTACTAAAATACATCGCTCAGGATGGGGAGAGCACAACGTTCCCCAACATCCTCGAAGGCACGCGTAGAGGCCGAACCTcgcactgccctccaggatgcttgcgagcaggTGAAACGGTGCGAATCGTACCGATACCATGACCGAAATGCCAACCTACCAGCACAGGCACTGCAACCCATACCACTCTCGACTTTTCGCTATCTGGGGGCTCGACATCGTGcgaccgttccctaaagccccaggcgCCGACAAAATTCATGAAGTGGATCGAAACCGAGCCCGTTTGGGAGATCACCGTCACAACAGCGATTAAAGTCCATACGAGCGCTGGTAGTGTGGCTTAACACAACTACAGACAACAGAACTCAATTCGCCAGTCGGTGGTCGCACGCTGGTCGTCTCGGATGGCCAGCCAGTCGGTCTCGACCAAATGGCCTGGCGAAGACAACGATGAAAACTCGAGCGAAGGGTTCTACGAGCGTGCTCTATGGCTCTAGCAGCCTGGTCCTAACAGGGCCTCAGGCGCGGCCGCGACCACAAAGCTTGAGGCTGAACGCGGGTCATTGGTGACCTTCAGTTTCCAGACCTCATGGGGTCGGATTTTGCCAGGGTGGTCGGCCGCAAATTACACAACTCGCGAAGCATCAGGGTGGTCGTCGCTGAGCctgtttgtctatttttcagAACATTCCGAACGAGCATggaacatgacttgtaagtatttcaaatccaaaaaaaaaaccaaacttTATGTGTTGCAGGACTTCACGGACAAGCACGATATCACACCAAATTGTAAGTGTTTCCGTTTCAAGAACTTGACTACCTGGTCGACCGTTTCTTTCGCTGACCAGACAGTCAGGGGCTAGAACTATTATGATATGTGATTTGTCTTCTTGCAGCCAGGTTTGAGGTCTGTTTAGCCCACTCGCTCATATCGATGGGAAGTGATCAAAAATTGACTGCTCGCACGCTGCTAGGGGAAAGACGCCCGAGGGTTAACGACCATGATGGCGCAGGCCCTAGCTCGGGTTGAGCGTTGGTCGCCACTGAGAGGCTTGTCGTGCTAAAAGTCATCCTTAGTGCTGGGAACCTTGCTAAGCGAGGGAACCGACACGATCCTCCCTAGGCACTACGAGCACTCTGAGGCTACTCGCCGCCCAAtcacagaaaaaaaatccacataaaGACAAGCATCCTTCATTACAAAGCGACCACTCAGATAAAGCCCGGGGGTTGTTTCCAAACGACCTCATGACATTCCTCCTAGGACCATAAATACCCCTAAGCGGGTCAAACCAGACGGTCGCCGAGCTCCTCTGTGGTCATCCGAGTACCTTCAAACCGGCACCGACTACCGGCAAGAGGTCCAGGTCGGGGAAGTGGTCGCAGACGCAGGTAAGGGCAAGGCAGGCGTTGAAAACTCCgacctcaaaaaggtggtcACCGACGGTCTCGCGAATCCTCTACTCAAGGCCACGTGCCTCCTCAGAGGTCGCCAGAAACCACTCAATATGACCGGTCACGATGTTCCCAGGTGTCGGGCGAACCTGAACATCGACGGACCTAAGCAATAAGTCGAAGGGGGTAACAGCCCGGCTGAGTTGGTTATAGAATGTCACTCGCCGCTTGTCGCTCTCCTTGGTCATCTGCTCTAGGTCTTTCTAGGCCGCAAGCAGATACTCCCGACAACGACGAAGGCGGTCATAGAATTCCTCTCTCTGCAGGACGCTTTCCCTAGCCACCCGCTCTAGATCCCTCTACGCCGCGAGTAGCTCCTGTCGGTAGGCTGGTCAAGAAACAGATCGTAAGTCACAGAGGAGTTAGCTGGTCGAGTCCTGCATGGGGTAACTTAGGACGGCATGTGGCTCAGGTGGTCAGAATAACACACTTTGAAGATCGCTCAGCGTACTCGCTCGCTCGACCGCAAACCCCAGCTCACATTCAGTCGCCGCCCCCAAAATGCGCCAGTTGACGGGATCATCGGTGGGGATGGTCGAGGTCTGccgagagcttgagggctggTCGGCGTAAATGGGGGCTCGGTACGGGCGAATGGTTCAGACACTCCaggaactctacgaccacaaaCGACACAAACTCATCAGAGAGCGAAAAGCGGGACGGAGGGCTTCATTCAAATACATTACAAAGCATAAGTTACAATCAGAGTTTTTACTCTTCGATGCCTTCCACCCGGAAGACAGACGTCACGTGGTCCACCGCCCCTTGACACTCCCGCTGCAGTCTCTCCTCAGCTTTGGGTCCGGCGACCACGACTCCCTCCCGGATAAGATCTAGGTTGAAGTTTGGGTCACGGCTACGGTAGCATcgaaaaatgtactccgcagtCGACCTCACCGCCCGCGCCACGTCCTCTGCACCCCTCAGCGCCGGGCGGTGCGGTTATCCTTTGGCTTGGTGGCTCCCAGCCCGAGGCTTCCCAGGGGATTCGCCAGCGCCTTGAAGATGTCCTGAAGAATGCTGAGGGTTGTGTGTTCGTCCTACTTGAGTTGTAAGTGCTCGGTGGAAAGCACAGCCTTCTCCCGTTGGAGCTCGCCACACCTTTGCTGCAACAAGCGCCCGACCTCCCTTTCTTGGGCCAGCTGTTTTTCCAACTCGGCACACCTGCTGGCCACCGTTTCCTTCTCCTCGACCAGTCTGCGAACAGAAGAGGGGATACGGCTGACTAGAGCGAGCAAGTCAGGGGACGACACGAGCTCCTCCACCGGGGCCACGAGGACTAGAGCCGCCGTCGACGCTCCAAAGGACAAAACCAAAGCTAGCGAAGGGACTGGAACGCCCTGCGGGGGCACCGTCGGAGGAGTCGTGACAGGAGCCACATGAGCTACCACAGGCCTGCGGCAAACAACAGAGTTACTGAATCAGGAatgaaaggaaattcaaggTATCTATACCTGCCCAGAGAAACTTACTGCGGCGGCGGGAAGCTAAGCACAAGTCTATTCCTCACGAACCCACTGGACCGACTGGTCAGGGAAGACAACCCCGCTATGGGGCGGCCAGTACTAGGGGTCCCGCGAGCGCGTTTAGACAACTCTATGGTGGACGAGTCCCCCGCCAGCCTCTTCCCACGCTGTGCAGACACTTGGTCCATGACGGTCTGGTCGGAGCACATCTGGTTGTGAGGCCTTGAGTCGGACCTAACCTGGTCAGGGCACGCCTGTCTTGGTCGAGTCTGGTCGCGGGGCGCCGGGTCGTGGTGAGTCTGATCGAGACGTTGTAGGTCATCTCTTGCTAGCCGGCGCTGCTCACAGAGCCGCTGCCCGTGATCGCCGCCTAACCCTGAGTAGACTGGTCGCCTCCCCGACCTAACGAGTTGATGTCGCGACCAGGTCGGTGGGTGTCGGGGGTAGCAATAGGCAACGGAGAGGGCTGGCGGCCCTCACGTTCAATCTCCCGGAAGACCTCCTCAACCTCGTCAACTATCGGTCGCAAGACATCTACCTCGGAAAGACACTGAAAATGACTTGAGCCATAAGACCCTGACCATGGAAAAGGCTTGAGTAGGAAACTCTGAAAAAATGCTAAACATACCAGTCTAACCTGAGCCCTCTCCGACGGGGGAGCTCACACAAGGGGGCACATGGAGGGCCACCCTTCCTGGCGGCCACCGCCATCAGCGACCTAACCCGAAAGTCGATGACCTCGTCGGGAAGATCTAATCAAAGGGAATAAGGCACCGCTCGGCCAACACTGTGATGTTACCTGCGAAGCTCTCTCGGGTGTCATCATCACTCCCAATGTAGAGATATGTCGGGTGTGCTTTCCGCCGTAGGGGACACAGTCGACGCTTGATGAAATCGCGGACGACATCCGACCCCGACAGGCCGGCTTCCGTGAGCGATCTAACCCGGCCGACAAGGGACATTAGTTCGGCGGACGGCGTGGGAGAGCTTCCCTAGCTCTCTGCGAGGCGCGCCGGCGCTTTCGGCACGTGAAGGTTGTCAAAAGAGTCGTCGGGtgtgaggtagaaccactcctccctccagctTGACCATGacgatttgagattcatctcTAGATAGGAGCTCGTGACACCATCACAGAGACGAAAGCCGCAGCTCCCAATGGCAGGCCCGGGCTGCACCCTGACTGTATAGAAAAACTGGAAGAGATCAAGACACGGCTCGATCCTAATGAAGTTTTCACACATATGAGCgaagatgctcaacatgatgatggagttggggttgagatggaagTGACAGATATCGTAGAATGAGATGACGGTGTAGAAGAACTCAGAAAAGGAGAGGACGAGAGCTGCTAGGAAGAACGAGGCGAAGATTACGATCTCTCCCTGGCGAGGAGCAAGGACCTCCCCCCAGGGCGATATCCCGAAGACAGGCGACGCGGAAGCAGGCGATTCTCGTACATATGCTTCAACTTCGCGGCgatgcacttggacttggggaagtcaggCTCATTTCCGGTGCACGGTGCCATGGGAGGACAACGGTGGTTTTGACAAGAAAGATGAGAGGAGATTGGGGGCAATGGGCTTTGGCGCAAGAGCTTTAGAGTGTGAAGAGGTTTTCGGAGGTTCTACCTTTCGATTTATAAGATCGACTCGGTTCCACCGCCTCGAATTCCGAGGGCCGTTTCGGGAACCGAAATTCCCTCGAAGTCCGACGGCCGTCAATGTTTCTCTCACGATCCTCTCTATGGACGATTAACCTTCCCTCGGGATGTGGTTTCCTAAGCCAGCCACGGTGGTGAACCAAGTCGCCAACCACTCCTTAGACAAAGCTCGTGTTCACTAGGGACCCAAGTGGTACGACCAGGTCCGACCACATCCTTATAAAAAGCAGCTCAGATCACCATATCcgcgagggagcttgggggctactctCGATGTAAAGAGTATAGGAGTCCCCACTAGGATGGCCCGTAACGACCGGTTTTGTCATTATCCGCTTTCGTTCTCCAACCCAGGCCCACTGCGCGACCAGTCAGCACCAGCGCGACCACGACACTGGCCTTCACAGGATTCCCCGCGACCAGCCCTGTCGCGGAGCAGGTACTCGTCTAAGtcagtcaaacctcatttaatgttGCTACTCACGTCGTTTTTCTTCCCCAAGCTGTTCACCCCGGCTGAGGCGGCATGGCCGGCGCAGGGCTACCGTGTCCCGTCCcgcaacattaattgttgcgggaCGGACTCGCAGACGCAACAGGGGGCGTGGCAGGCGCGCGTGGAAAACCGACGATGGGACTGTGCAGGCCGAATGACCCGGGCGCGATAAGCGAAGACGTGTTCGATGGATGGGACAGACATTGCAGTGCTTCAGGGCAGACACAACGCATATGTATTCTGTAATGATAGCCCTATGTAGATCGTCTAGGTAGGCATGGGTTCACGTGTAAGACTCCTTTCCTCCTAGACTATAAGCGGAAGGGAGTCCGCCTTAAGGAGAAGAGTGAaaaaaacacaaagaaaaaatCATACTCAATGAGAAAAATACACAGAATGTAAGGCTATTACTTTAAGGGgactgaacctggataaactctGATATTCTTAGATTAACACAGGCACATCTCACAGAACACAGATCATGCACCCGTTGTCCGATACACTCCAAAATCACTATCAAGAATTAACCCTCGACATTGCGCGGAGGCTGCCAATAAGTTCGCATAAAAAGCTTTTGCAGTTTGGACCTCAGCTGGCAACCAACTTATCATTCATGAGACTTCAGTTCCGACACTAGAGTCAAATGATCTAACATGGTAGGGCAGCTTCGTTCAATCATGAGTATTCATACCACATTGCGTTGCGAGATCATGAAACACTCGGCCCAAGCAGAGTGGGAGACGTTAGCAAGAAAAAGGGCATAGAATCTAATGGGGTTCATGGCCAGGCGGTGTCCCCGCTCACCACCTATCCATTCGATAGTGATATATCTCCTCACCCCTCGGTAATCCAGTTCTATCCAATTCATGCCCTCAGATCCTAATCCCGATGCTAAATCCCCAACAATGCCGACCCATTTGAACTTCCGAGCCTGAGTCCAAACACAAACAAAGAGAGAAGGATGCTCAAAATGGCAAAAGCTATTTGTTTTGGAACAAAAGGACAGCACAGATTTCTACAAGTGACATTATTTTCCCTTTGACACATGAtcgaaggaaaagaaaagggaataATCAAGTGAAGCAACTAAATTTTTTTGCTATTTTACAGCTACGGAATTCTCTTCCCATTCCATCCATTTCCCGGTGTGCACGTTCTAAAGACAGTGAGAAAAAGGACAGTAATAAGAACAACAAAAACTGAGCACAAGGAAGCGAGCAACGAGTACCACCTGGATCTCATACCAGAGGTAGTAACAGATGCAGCTGTAGGTACATCAATCCTATACACCACCACCCAGTCCCAGTCCCCTTTGCCATTGCCGATGTGGCTGACGACTTGTTATCCTCGCCATGAAGGTCGGGTGGTGACAACAGCCTCGTCGGCGGAGTCTGCTTGCTTCCGGCGGCATTTGGCGCCATTGTGACCGAAGGTGGCGCCGTGGCCGTGCTATCGGCATCGACCCGGCTGAACATTTCCTTGGGCAATAGAACCTTGGAGACTGCGAAGACTGCCACAGGATTTTGGTCGAACACTGTTCGGGTGATGGACGCCTGCACAATGCCAGTGTCGATTGCGATGGAGCCATTGATGCGGGCGATGTTTAAGGTGAAGCGGCCGGCCTCTGTGTACTCGGTTGCAAGCGTGGGCTGGACAGGGTTCACGATGGACTCGAGTGAGCCCAGCGGGTAGTAGGAGTGCAGTACGTGGAAGCGGAGCACGATGGCCTTGCGCTCGGCGGGGAGGGACTGGAGGCGGTCGGTGGCGGGGAGGCCGGCGAAGGCGTCGTCGGTGGGGACGAAGACGGTGATGCCGGCGCCGTGTTCGTCGGCCTCGAACTCGCCCGCCACACCGGAAGCCTGCAGCATAGAGGCCGCTACATTGAATCCTCGGGCATCTGCGAGGACGCGGGTAATGTTCACCGGCGGGGACGGGCGGCTCTCGGAGGCCGCGAGGTCGAATCCCGAGGGGACGATGAGGCCGCCCACCGTGAGCACGCTGAGGTTGTACGGCACCGCGGTGACAGCGCCGAGGACGGTGGCGTTCGACCCCGGGGACGGCGCCGGCGAGCGGACCACGACGGTGGAGTTTGGCCCCGCGGTGAGGTTGACGGCGCCAAGGTCGGAGGGCGCGCGGCCCGTGGTCTGGAACAGCGTTGTGACGAGCTTTCCGGAGGCGGGGAGGCGGGCGAGGTCAGACGGGGAGAGGTACTCGAGCAGGACATGGTACCGCAGCACGTCAGCGATGTCAGCGCCGGCAGCCGCAGCGAACGCCGAGGGCGATTGCGGCAGGTTGGCGTTCGGCACGGCCAGCAGCGTCAGCGACGACCTCCCGGCCAGCTCGCCGGCCACGGGGGTGGACGCCAGCAGCCGCGCGAAGTCGGCCAAGTTGGGGAACGCAGCGAGCACTGCCGTCACGTTAACCCCGGCCGCCGGGGTaggcagcgccgccgccgcgagcaGCACCAGCGCCGCCCCGAGCGCGAGGCGCGGCGAGATGGTAGGGTCGCCTCTCCCCATCTCGCCAGTGGAGCACTGGAGTGCGGAGTGAGTAGGAGATAGACAACGACCGAGGAGGGCGACGGGGTTGCCTTATGGAGGGGGAATATTTTGGCTTTTTCTCCCCCACCTTTCCTGTTCGGTGGTTTTCTGTTTAGCTTGCTTACTGTTTTCTGTGACCTGGGTAGCGGTGGAAATTAATGGCGTGGGTGGCCGTGTAGGTGGCTTGGACAGTACTAGTAGCAACTACGACAGCTCCCCAGTTCTGCAAGTTTGTACCATGGTATGTGGGTCGCTTCACGTGTGCCTTGGTCACATACGACAGAGAATGGTGCTCATCAAGTCGTCATTCTAGGCTCTAAAACTACGGGCCGGTACTCTGCATCACTATTCCGTTGCATATATGCTTAGATTTGCTGATACAAACTAAAAGGTAAAATGTTACATAGTATGATCCCAGCTCAAACCTGGGGACCCCTACATCCCATTTACCTAGAAAATAATGTTTTGATCTccatatttctaatttttttcttcaaacgTTTTCGTTGATAGATGGTCTTCACTCTGGCGTGTACGTCAAGGAGAGGGGAGGCCCATAGGGTTCAAACGGTGCACGTGAAtagtagggggggggggggttagtgAAGTACAGCAGGGTTACTTCtgttaggatgaaacttggtcCAAAACAGCAAGCAGCCAAGCAGGCTGAACTTTCTCCTGTGAGCTGCCGCCATCTTCCGGACTCCAGAAGAGCTCTGGGATGACGGAGAACATATTGAGTTTCGCCGTTTCGGTTGGAGAAATCTTGATCCAGTAGCGAACAGGCACCTGCCAAAAGATGGATCACCGGAAAACAAAAGGCAGCAGGAGAATAATCCATATCCGTCGTAAGAAATTTCTAGAGGATAAGTTATTATCTCTTTTTGTTCGTATGAAAGCTAGACGCGAAGTTCTGAACTCACCAGTTTCCTTTTCTCTTGTACAGCTCCACCTGAATCGTGTGTACGTGTAAACCTGCATCAGATTACCGCAGTTAAATGGTTGGGGTTTCCAAACAACAATGTAACTCACCCAACAAGCacaaagaaatgaaaatgaaCACATCACCGAAAAGAGTAGTAGTTTACCTTTCCCATGATATACTTCCGACAATCTCTAACACTCGACGATCATGCACCGCACTCAGGAAACATCCTGCTTGCTTCCCCAATTGCAATATAAAAAACCATAATCTAACAGTACAATTTACCTTTAGGTTGTTTCTAACTCTAAGCTGATAGTAATTGCTTTGTGCACAACTGAATTACAGCAAATAATCCATTGAAAAATGTTACAGCAAAGAAGGCAAAACATTGAGACAAAGGGACAGCTTGTGAGAACTGATCAACATAATCGACCAAAATAAACAATGTttctttcttcaaaattttgtgTATGACGATTGCCTCCTAGCCGAGCAATGTACAAGGGAGCTAATACTACACCTAGCGGATTAGCACCAAGTTGCCAAGGAACAACCCTAGATACGGTTACATCTCTTGTAGAAACGGATCAGTGTATTGTTAGCACCAGGTTTAGCTCAGATGAAAAGAATTTGACATATCTCACACGCTCCAGGCAATGCAAGCAGAAGTCCCCCTGGGGAGGATGGAATGGATGAGCAACACTTCAGTAGGGGTGCTTGAAGATGGAACATCACACCAACAGGTGACATGCAACCAATGAGGATGCTATGATGCCGAGAAAGAATTGGGGTCAGTCAAACAGGTTAAGATACAACTATTAGATGCTATCTGGCCTGGATGGATTTGGAGTGTTCTGATTTGTTTGAACGACACATGCAGCCAGGGCATGGAAAGGTGTATATAGATTCGTTTGCCCTTTTTATTTCAATACCCTTGGCATCGCTATGTGCTCTCATATTGAGCAGTTGACGTTTTAGTGACTTCCATCTGCACAATCCAGAGCAGAACTTGAAAAGGatgaaaaattatattaaaaaaatgaagaaaaatgaAGACTATAAGGGCATCGATGTCAAAGGTAATCAAACACCCTTACGTCTAAAGAATGAGAGTGATGACATACCCGATACGTGGACTATCAAAGAGTATGGCCAATCTTCTTTTGTTGGGCTTAATAGTCTTCGCATGGCCACCATACAAGTATCTCCTATGACCAATAAGAAAATGAGGAAAATTTCCACCTTGGGTAGTCACAAAAACCTCGCTATGAACACAGACACTGTAGTCAAGAGCTGCCATCCTTGAGGAGAAATTCTGCAGGCACACGTTGTCTTAAGAGTAAATACTTTAAAATTCAGTAAAGAAAGATTGGCAGCCATTCGCAGCCATTCTATATACCTTGAATGGAGCAAGTTCTTCATCCGATGCCAATGTTTCTTTTGTCTGTAAGAGAGGGAACATTTCAAGGAGAGGAGCCATGTTCTTCTCTGCTTTATATATCCTTCCAGAAGCCAAATAGATTGCAGTATTATTGCTGAAACCCATACCACGTAGCATTAATCCAACCTAAACATTGTATAACATAAGCATGTAAATATAGGGACAAAATTCTTCAGCAAGGCAGCTGTATTTGCTTGAGGATGAAATTCCTCAAGCTTCTTTTGAAGCAGTAACACATCTTTTGGATACAAGCATACCTCCAAAGGTGTAAGTGGACATTTCCCATTCATCCTTATTGCTCCAGGCCTTATTACACGTCCTGGCCTAGTAAACTTCCCTCTCCAACCTCTTTCCCTGGCTGCATCCAATTCCTTCTTCTCACTATCACCACCATCAAAGACACAACAAGAGAAGGCAACCATATCctgaaaaggaaaaatcaaTGGCTGAGAATTCTCCCATCTCATTTCCAATGGAAGTGGAAAACAAATAGAATAATGAACTTGTTTCCCATTCTTCTGATAACCAGGAGCCTAGGACCCAGCAGTGTCTGAAACATCCTCCTTAACACccttattttgttttgttgtttcaGAAACAGACTGGGGATAAATCTTTTGTACAGAAAACTAACCTCTTCAAAACGGAGATGCACCGCTACGTATTTCCCATTGTTTTCAGCGCTTTTTTCTCTCATTCGAGAAACTAAAGTGTTAGATAAAGTTGTGATTGGTTTAGAAAATTTTAAGGCTTCAAAATTAGCCAGACATCTCAGTCGTTGGACAGCAGGAGGAGCATCAAACGACAGCCGGTTTGCAAAAGGTGATATCCTAATAAGCCTGTAATTCAGAGACAAAAGCTTCAAAGCTCATATAAGTATTATAATAATTATTACTTAGCAATATCACAAGATAGTAGATGATCTTCAGAACTGCAAATCAGTAATGGCTCCAGCTAACCTTTCTTCAATCAACTTAGGAAGAACAACATCTTCATAGAACTGAATAGGAGACCAGGCCTTTATCTTGAAGTTATATACATTACTCAAATTGTGACCAAAGCGCTCCATTATGAACTCAGGCACCT
This region includes:
- the LOC133909125 gene encoding fasciclin-like arabinogalactan protein 4 translates to MGRGDPTISPRLALGAALVLLAAAALPTPAAGVNVTAVLAAFPNLADFARLLASTPVAGELAGRSSLTLLAVPNANLPQSPSAFAAAAGADIADVLRYHVLLEYLSPSDLARLPASGKLVTTLFQTTGRAPSDLGAVNLTAGPNSTVVVRSPAPSPGSNATVLGAVTAVPYNLSVLTVGGLIVPSGFDLAASESRPSPPVNITRVLADARGFNVAASMLQASGVAGEFEADEHGAGITVFVPTDDAFAGLPATDRLQSLPAERKAIVLRFHVLHSYYPLGSLESIVNPVQPTLATEYTEAGRFTLNIARINGSIAIDTGIVQASITRTVFDQNPVAVFAVSKVLLPKEMFSRVDADSTATAPPSVTMAPNAAGSKQTPPTRLLSPPDLHGEDNKSSATSAMAKGTGTGWWCIGLMYLQLHLLLPLV
- the LOC133909124 gene encoding protein ESMERALDA 1-like isoform X1; its protein translation is MQNHAYNRLGSFGGGAAVPSPPLSPRRAWGRKASVKGGGSVRAGAVAGWGGGAVRRAARAVLAALLRRQAVFLFAPLLYVAAMLLYMGSISLDSVPRIISRPAPGSMYRSPHLYARLRADMDADNATDALATVWRHAYKDGIWRPCISNNTNGLPESNGYIYVEANGGLNQQRTSICNAVAVAGSLNATLIIPNFHYHSMWRDPSKFSDIYDEDRFIHLLKNDVRVVDKVPEFIMERFGHNLSNVYNFKIKAWSPIQFYEDVVLPKLIEERLIRISPFANRLSFDAPPAVQRLRCLANFEALKFSKPITTLSNTLVSRMREKSAENNGKYVAVHLRFEEDMVAFSCCVFDGGDSEKKELDAARERGWRGKFTRPGRVIRPGAIRMNGKCPLTPLEVGLMLRGMGFSNNTAIYLASGRIYKAEKNMAPLLEMFPLLQTKETLASDEELAPFKNFSSRMAALDYSVCVHSEVFVTTQGGNFPHFLIGHRRYLYGGHAKTIKPNKRRLAILFDSPRIGWKSLKRQLLNMRAHSDAKGIEIKRANESIYTFPCPGCMCRSNKSEHSKSIQAR
- the LOC133909124 gene encoding protein ESMERALDA 1-like isoform X2 → MGRGRGAKGGAGGARGSAAAAGGVPLRAAAVRGGDAALHGLHLARQRAPHHLAPGSRVDVPQPAPLRPPPRRHGRRQRHRRATVWRHAYKDGIWRPCISNNTNGLPESNGYIYVEANGGLNQQRTSICNAVAVAGSLNATLIIPNFHYHSMWRDPSKFSDIYDEDRFIHLLKNDVRVVDKVPEFIMERFGHNLSNVYNFKIKAWSPIQFYEDVVLPKLIEERLIRISPFANRLSFDAPPAVQRLRCLANFEALKFSKPITTLSNTLVSRMREKSAENNGKYVAVHLRFEEDMVAFSCCVFDGGDSEKKELDAARERGWRGKFTRPGRVIRPGAIRMNGKCPLTPLEVGLMLRGMGFSNNTAIYLASGRIYKAEKNMAPLLEMFPLLQTKETLASDEELAPFKNFSSRMAALDYSVCVHSEVFVTTQGGNFPHFLIGHRRYLYGGHAKTIKPNKRRLAILFDSPRIGWKSLKRQLLNMRAHSDAKGIEIKRANESIYTFPCPGCMCRSNKSEHSKSIQAR